A single genomic interval of Euwallacea similis isolate ESF13 chromosome 2, ESF131.1, whole genome shotgun sequence harbors:
- the LOC136418244 gene encoding matrilin-2-like → MLIVVSDASDTNLTRQSSDKELSITENNQSTLAGSSLATPLYFSTISQSSTEGRTTVPKRILRRRRKHHKMTATRPSPIITSKPFIMEYQNDTNIKEKRRNKTVGLSKRKNNSIRKHKKGSQKHKNPWIVMESKNLVLPIIPTETTTIQSTTILMSSKTTRCSSNNGGCSHICNHKGPKKCGCFKGFTLAKDRKDCTDIDECQTNNGGCQMNCTNTVGSYYCHCPAGFRLSRDWKRCEDINECLLRNGHGPCQDVCNNNYGGYNCSCSRLKGTILGDDLHSCLDVDECAKENGGCSHICINTFGRSFCSCPEGLELTDDFKTCEDIDECQSEQAKIYCPNRCTNTFGSYKCTTTVQNFQNDEPTQELSCKLLDPPQNGFFRCSKKHGLTDIGKSRRKNNNLGAKCSLMCLKGFKRVGKKYWIRCGQNGEWTGNFDAKCLKVGKGL, encoded by the exons atgttGATTGTCGTTTCAGATGCCTCTGATACTAATCTTACGCGGCAATCTTCCGACAAAGAACTTTCTATTACCGAAAACAACCAATCAACCCTCGCTGGTTCCAGCCTGGCTACCCCACTCTATTTCTCAACTATTTCTCAAAGCTCTACAGAAGGTAGAACGACTGTACCAAAGCGTATTCTACGGCGTCGTAGGAAACATCATAAAATGACGGCAACCCGTCCATCACCAATAATCACTTCCAAACCCTTCATAATGGAATATCAAAATGATACTAATATAAAGGAAAAACGAAGGAATAAAACAGTGGGATTAAGCAAACGCAAAAATAACTCaataagaaaacataaaaaagggTCACAGAAGCATAAAAATCCATGGATAGTTATGGAGTCTAAAAACCTGGTATTGCCAATTATTCCCACAGAAACTACTACCATTCAGTCCACCACAATTTTGATGTCTTCAAAGACAACACGTTGTAGTTCCAACAATGGGGGATGCTCTCATATTTGTAACCACAAAGGCCCAAAGAAATGCGGATGCTTTAAGGGGTTCACTCTGGCTAAAGATCGCAAGGATTGCACAG ATATTGATGAATGCCAGACTAATAATGGAGGATGTCAGATGAACTGCACAAACACAGTGGGATCCTACTACTGCCACTGTCCTGCAGGATTTAGACTCAGCAGAGATTGGAAGAGATGCGAAGATATCAACGAATGTCTTCTGAGAAATGGACATGGGCCTTGTCAAGATGTTTGTAACAACAATTATGGCGGGTACAATTGCAGTTGTTCTCGGCTGAAAGGGACTATATTGGGGGATGATCTGCATAGTTGTTTAGATGTTGATGAATGTGCTAAAG AAAATGGTGGATGCTCTCATATTTGCATCAACACCTTTGGAAGATCATTTTGCTCATGTCCTGAGGGACTGGAACTCACAGATGATTTCAAAACGTGCGAGG ATATAGATGAGTGTCAAAGTGAACAAGCTAAAATTTACTGTCCCAATAGGTGCACTAACACATTTGGCTCATACAAATGCACAACCACagtacaaaattttcaaaatgatgaGCCAACGCAAGAACTTTCGTGTAAACTCTTGGATCCTCCACAAAATGGCTTTTTCAGATGCTCTAAAAAACACGGACTAACAGATATAGGGAAAAgtagaagaaaaaacaataatttggGTGCGAAATGTTCTTTAATGTGTTTGAAAGGATTTAAGAGAGTAGGAAAGAAATATTGGATTCGTtgtggacaaaatggtgaatggaCAGGGAATTTTGATGCCAAGTGCTTGAAAGTAGGTAAAGGACTTTAG
- the LOC136418935 gene encoding juvenile hormone esterase-like, whose translation MEKKFTLRCSTIFILVMFQAVGECLTETVEITIPDGKILGQVNITSRQNVTYYNFKGIPFGQPPVGDLRFASPLPNSPWNGTLDATKERSECVQFSSDDFLGIGDISGDEDCLYINVYTPNYNATGLPVLVWIYGGAFITGSGNYSSYSPDFFLEQDIVYVSFNYRLGVLGFLSTGDEASSGNWGIKDQLLALKWVQHNIAYFGGNPDNVTIFGESAGSVSVHLLIQTTLAKGLFHRAIMCSGSTLNLWSLNTRAIQITNSIATELGISTTNTTELVNGLRSVSLKTLVKTSWVNGWALYFTNGLRGLPFAPTLEPNIAGAVYVNPSDEALTYGNFNSVPVLMGFNSQEAVAAGSVPFYLDLYLVTYDIEQAFLAPWSLTQKSTKRILAGANIKYKYFQYTAIATNRQQLINFVSADQFNRPIRKAAVNMAKYVPVYYYEFGYQGNVSSSGDRTYEGTGHAEDTAYYFRSTNNYSTTDVKVSETIVLLWSNFIKYGNPTPVNDTALNYTIWSPIDPDASDVVYLSLNESIVMQVNPKQDDWEYYQTIWNKYGDETALTTY comes from the exons atggagaaaaagttcaCATTACGTtgttcaacaatttttattctgGTGATGTTCCAGGCAGTGGGTGAATGCTTAACAGAG ACCGTGGAGATAACAATTCCAGACGGAAAAATTCTAGGTCAAGTTAATATTACTTCTAGGCAAAATGTAACATACTACAATTTCAAAGGAATTCCTTTCGGTCAACCCCCAGTCGGAGATCTACGGTTTGCT AGTCCTCTACCAAACTCTCCCTGGAATGGAACTTTAGATGCAACAAAGGAGAGAAGTGAGTGTGTTCAATTTTCTAGTGACGATTTTCTGGGCATTGGCGATATTTCTGGAGACGAAGACTGTCTGTATATTAATGTGTATACTCCTAAT tACAATGCAACTGGTCTTCCAGTGCTGGTGTGGATTTATGGGGGAGCATTTATAACTGGAAGTGGCAATTATTCCTCCTATAGcccggatttttttttggagcaAGACATCGTATACGTATCCTTCAACTACCGTTtag GGGTGTTGGGATTTCTCAGCACCGGTGATGAAGCATCCTCTGGAAACTGGGGTATTAAGGACCAGCTTCTGGCATTGAAATGGGTACAACATAATATTGCCTATTTTGGTGGAAATCCTGATAATGTTACTATTTTCGGGGAAAGTGCTGGATCGGTGTCAGTTCATTTATTGATACAGACAACTCTTGCTAAGG GCCTATTTCATAGGGCTATAATGTGTAGTGGCTCTACCTTAAATTTATGGAGTTTAAATACCAGAGCTATACAAATAACTAATTCAATTGCCACTGAGCTGGGCATATCCACTACTAATACTACCGAATTGGTCAACGGACTTCGAAGTGTTTCTTTAAAGACCCTTGTAAAAACATCCTGGGTAAATGGATGGGCA TTGTATTTTACCAACGGTCTGAGGGGACTACCTTTTGCTCCAACGTTAGAACCCAATATAGCTGGAGCTGTTTATGTAAACCCTAGCGATGAGGCTTTAACATATGGAAATTTCAACTCGGTTCCAGTTTTAATGGGATTCAACAGTCAGGAAGCAGTCGCAGCTGGAAGCGTTCCAT TTTATCTCGATCTATATTTGGTGACTTACGACATTGAACAAGCATTCCTAGCCCCTTGGAGTCTTACTCAGAAGAGTACGAAGAGGATTTTGGCAGGGGCAAACATTAAGTACAAATACTTCCAATATACTGCTATTGCAACAAATAGACAACAATTAATTAAC TTTGTTTCTGCAGACCAGTTCAACAGGCCCATAAGGAAAGCTGCAGTTAATATGGCCAAATACGTTCCTGTGTATTACTACGAATTCGGTTATCAAGGAAACGTTTCTTCCTCTGGTGACAGAACTTATGAAG GCACTGGCCATGCAGAAGATACTGCTTATTATTTCAGATCAACCAATAACTACTCAACTACAGATGTTAAGGTAtcagaaacgatagttctcttatggtcaaattttataaaatacgg TAACCCTACTCCAGTAAATGACACCGCACTAAACTACACGATATGGAGTCCAATTGATCCAGATGCATCAGATGTTGTCTATCTTTCGCTAAACGAGTCTATAGTAATGCAAGTTAATCCAAAACAAGACGATTGGGAGTATTATCAAACTATTTGGAACAAATATGGAGACGAAACAGCTTTGACTACATATTAA
- the LOC136418938 gene encoding spermine oxidase-like: MAKDPKIVIIGAGASGIAAATKLFNHGFHDITILEAESRIGGRILSVEFAETVVDIGGQWVHGEKGNIIYDMVKDLDLITPSKLPDDQGMSFFLSDGTSPDKSLTDRLFALAMKVKDDKECAKRHGGSFASYFASEYQLRIAREFDKEDKNSWHLAHLVEQWFKKFIVLLNPAENWNQLSTTSHYVFQPCEGHQMFGWKNQGYKTIIDVMTRKNPNSQKQIDLEKLVIMNKEVTKIIWTGNKNAQVNIKCSDGSSYSGDHVIVTVSVGVLKEIYSTAFDPVLPDYKINSIRSIPLGTVDKLLLKFPHKWWADDMKDISFLWSIEEGEKLVKEFPHGPIVNGRFWLENLFSFIAIDSHPNILLAWINGPTAKLVEYLSDEFITKGAMFMLRKFAGKRFEIPEPDEILRSKWGSNPHFRGSYAYVSSKMEKSGASAEDLSKPLIVNGKPTVLFAGEATHGYLFSTVNGAMETGYREADRLIEFYRK; encoded by the exons atggcAAAAGATCCAAAAATTGTCATTATTGGTGCTGGAGCTTCTGGTATAGCAGCAGCTACCAAACTCTTCAACCACGGATTCCATGATATCACAATTTTGGAGGCAGAATCTCGTATTGGAGGACGGATATTATCTGTTGAATTCGCAGAAACTGTAGTTGACATTGGAGGACAATGG GTGCATGGAGAAAAAGGTAACATTATCTACGACATGGTTAAAGACTTAGACTTAATCACACCTTCAAAACTACCTGATGACCAAGGAATGTCTTTCTTTCTATCTGATGGTACCAGCCCGGATAAATCTTTAACTGATCGACTTTTCGCTTTAGCAATGAAGGTTAAGGATGACAAAGAATGTGCTAAGAGGCACGGTGGAAGTTTCGCTAGCTACTTCGCTTCAGA GTATCAACTTAGAATAGCAAGAGAATTCGATAAggaagataaaaattcatggCACCTTGCGCATTTAGTAGAACAATGGTTCAAGAAGTTTATAGTGCTGTTGAACCCTGCAGAAAACTGGAACCAACTATCCACTACAAGCCATTATGTCTTTCAGCCTTGCGAAGGCCATCAAATGTTTGGCTGGAAGAATCAAGGGTACAAAACTATTATTGATGTTATGACA agaaaaaatccTAACTCTCAAAAACAAAtagatttagaaaaattggTGATCATGAATAAAGAGGTCACGAAAATTATTTGGacaggaaataaaaatgctCAAGTCAACATAAAATGCTCAGACGGATCGTCATATTCAGGAGATCATGTAATTGTTACAGTTTCAGTGGGTGTTCTCAAAGAGATTTACAGTACAGCATTTGACCCTGTTTTGCCCGATTATaag ATAAATTCGATTAGATCTATTCCCTTGGGTACCGTTGATAAGTTACTACTAAAATTCCCGCACAAATGGTGGGCAGATGATATGAAGGATATCAGTTTCCTTTGGTCTATTGAGGAGGGAGAAAAACTGGTAAAGGAGTTTCCTCATGGCCCCATAGTGAATGGAAG attttggtTGGAAAATCTGTTCAGTTTCATAGCAATCGATAGTCATCCGAATATATTGCTTGCATGGATCAATGGACCGACAGCAAAGTTGGTGGAGTATTTATCAGATGAATTCATTACAAAAGGAGCAATGTTCATGCTGAGGAAATTCGCTGGCAAACGTTTCGAAATTCCAGAACCTGATGAAATATTGAG ATCAAAATGGGGAAGTAATCCACACTTTAGAGGCTCCTACGCATATGTTAGCTCTAAAATGGAGAAATCTGGAGCTTCAGCGGAAGACCTATCGAAACCGCTTATTGTCAATGGCAAACCAACAGTGTTGTTCGCTGGTGAGGCGACCCATGGATACTTATTCTCAACCGTGAATGGAGCAATGGAAACTGGATATAGGGAGGCTGATAGATTAATTGAGTTTTACAGAAAATGA